From a single Salmo salar chromosome ssa22, Ssal_v3.1, whole genome shotgun sequence genomic region:
- the LOC106582948 gene encoding guanylin: MKPLSVCLVLTSCILWGSLSVEIRDGERSYPLEAVKALKELIDTDAMVNLRLINTNMVSVCNNPVLPQAFYPVCQGKEAAMVFSRLVDAIKSPDLCEICAHPACFGCLP; this comes from the exons ATGAAACCACTGAGTGTTTGTCTCGTGTTGACCTCTTGCATCCTCTGGGGCTCACTGAGTGTGGAGATTAGG GATGGAGAAAGGAGCTATCCCCTAGAGGCTGTGAAAGCGTTGAAGGAGCTGATCGACACAGATGCCATGGTTAACCTGCGGTTGATCAACACCAACATGGTCTCTGTCTGTAACAACCCTGTCTTGCCACAGGCCTTCTATCCAGTGTGCCAGGGCAAAGAGGCAGCTATGGTCTTCTCCAGGCTAG TGGATGCCATCAAGTCTCCAGATCTGTGTGAGATCTGTGCCCACCCCGCGTGCTTTGGATGTCTACCGTAA
- the LOC106582947 gene encoding guanylin, which translates to MKTILSIALVLLALYLVSEAHAVQVKVQEGDFVFSLESVKKLQELTESGSVNGKQNPRLASTSFASVCANPSLPQEFMPLCMQREASMSLSRLATVPIDICEICAFVACTGC; encoded by the exons ATGAAAACCATTCTCTCCATTGCTCTTGTGCTCCTtgctctctatctggtctctgAAGCCCACGCAGTCCAAGTCAAAGTGCAG gAGGGCGACTTTGTTTTCTCACTGGAATCAGTGAAGAAGCTCCAAGAGCTGACAGAGAGCGGCAGTGTAAACGGGAAGCAGAATCCTCGTCTCGCCAGCACCAGCTTTGCTTCCGTCTGTGCTAACCCCTCCCTGCCACAGGAGTTCATGCCCCTGTGCATGCAGAGAGAGGCCAGCATGTCTCTCTCAAGACTAG CTACTGTGCCTATAGACATCTGTGAGATCTGTGCCTTTGTTGCCTGCACAGGCTGTTAG
- the ppb gene encoding Alkaline phosphatase, producing the protein MWYVTVVPGNTTTMTFFLIICSCLAWGGLGKPQFPDQEKDPLFWNTWAQHTLKNALTLQKLNQNTAKNLILFLGDGMGIPTVTAARILKGQLSGQSGEETQLEMDKFPFVSLSKTYNTNAQVADSAGTATAYLCGVKANEGTVGVSAAAVRSQCNTTQGNEVTSILRWAKEAGKSVGIVTTTRVNHATPSAAYAHCVDRDWFSDGEMPAEAVQAGCKDIARQLFENIPNIDVIMGGGRKYMFPKNQSDVEYPGDKKHFGTRKDGRNLVEEWTNRMKNKKAQYVWNKRELLTVNPNNVDYILGLFEPGDLPYNLERNTETDPSLTEMVELAIKILRKNPRGFYLLVEGGRIDHGHHEGKAKQALHEAVEMDRAIGRAGLITSIYDTMTVVTADHSHMFNFGGYTPRGNTIFGLAPMLSDVDQKPFTAILYGNGPGFKVINGLRENVSTLDYQGNNYQAQSAVPLRMETHGGEDVAVFAKGPMAHLLHGVHEQNYIPHVMAYAACIGQNRDHCMSSGGASSLSPALPSLAALLTLTRLLC; encoded by the exons ATGTGGTATGTGACGGTAGTCCCAGGTAACACTACAACCATGACATTCTTTCTCATCATCTGCTCATGTCTGGCCTGGGGAGGCCTGGGGAAGCCTCAGTTTCCTG ACCAAGAGAAAGATCCCCTGTTCTGGAACACATGGGCCCAGCATACTTTGAAGAATGCCCTCACACTTCAGAAGCTCAACCAAAACACTGCAAAGAACCTCATCCTCTTCCTTGGTGATG GAATGGGCATTCCCACAGTGACTGCAGCACGAATACTGAAGGGGCAGCTGAGCggacagagtggagaggagaccCAGCTGGAGATGGACAAGTTCCCCTTTGTGTCGCTTTCCAAG ACGTATAACACAAATGCCCAGGTAGCAGATAGTGCGGGCACCGCCACGGCATACCTCTGTGGGGTGAAGGCCAACGAGGGCACTGTGGGCGTGAGTGCAGCTGCTGTCCGTTCCCAGTGCAACACCACACAGGGTAATGAGGTCACCTCCATCCTAAGATGGGCCAAGGAAGCAG GCAAGTCAGTGGGAATAGTCACAACAACGCGTGTGAACCATGCCACCCCCAGCGCAGCCTACGCTCACTGTGTGGATAGGGACTGGTTCTCTGATGGTGAAATGCCCGCTGAGGCAGTACAGGCAGGCTGCAAGGACATCGCCAGGCAGCtctttgagaacattcccaacaTCGAT GTGATtatgggaggagggagaaagtACATGTTCCCCAAAAACCAGTCAGATGTGGAGTATCCTGGAGATAAGAAACATTTTGGTACCCGCAAAGATGGAAGGAACTTGGTGGAGGAGTGGACTAACAGAATGAAAAACAAG AAAGCCCAGTATGTATGGAACAAGAGAGAACTTCTAACAGTAAATCCTAATAATGTGGATTACATTTTGG GTCTGTTTGAGCCGGGAGATCTTCCCTACAACCTGGAGAgaaacactgagacagatcctTCCCTGACAGAGATGGTGGAGCTGGCCATCAAGATCCTGAGGAAAAACCCCAGGGGATTCTATCTGCTGGTGGAGG GGGGGCGCATCGACCACGGACATCATGAGGGCAAAGCCAAGCAGGCCCTACATGAGGCAGTGGAGATGGACCGGGCCATCGGCCGCGCCGGCCTCATAACCAGCATCTATGACACAATGACTGTCGTCACTGCTGACCACTCTCACATGTTCAACTTCGGAGGCTACACGCCAAGAGGGAACACCATTTTTG GACTGGCTCCCATGTTGAGTGATGTGGACCAGAAACCCTTTACCGCCATCTTATATGGGAACGGACCAGGGTTCAAAGTTATCAACGGTCTGAGAGAGAACGTCTCCACCCTTGACTATC agGGAAATAACTACCAGGCCCAGTCTGCAGTGCCGCTGCGTATGGAGActcatggaggagaggatgtggCTGTGTTTGCTAAGGGCCCCATGGCTCATCTGCTGCACGGTGTCCACGAGCAGAACTACATTCCCCATGTCATGGCCTATGCTGCCTGCATCGGCCAGAACAGAGACCACTGCATGTCATCTGGTGGAGCCTCTAGTCTCAGCCCTGCTCTGCCCAGCCTGGCAGCTCTCCTCACGCTCACCCGCCTCCTCTGCTGA